The following coding sequences are from one Bradyrhizobium sp. 200 window:
- a CDS encoding phosphoribosylanthranilate isomerase produces the protein MSLLVKICGLSTRETLDTALEAGADMVGFVFFPPSPRHLSLDTARELGRQAKGRAAKVALTVDADDATLENIVETLRPDLLQLHGKETTARVRDIKAKFALPVMKVIAVETPADLAALPGYASVADRILFDARAPKDATRPGGLGAVFDWHLLENLDLMLPFMVSGGLSGGNVAEAVRVTRAGGVDVSSGVESAPGVKDPEMIRHFIRAARATEELMVR, from the coding sequence ATGTCCCTTCTCGTCAAAATTTGTGGCCTGTCCACGCGCGAGACGCTCGACACCGCGCTTGAGGCCGGTGCCGACATGGTGGGCTTCGTGTTTTTTCCGCCGTCGCCACGCCATCTCAGCCTCGATACCGCGCGCGAGCTCGGCCGGCAGGCCAAGGGCCGCGCCGCCAAGGTGGCGCTGACCGTCGACGCTGACGACGCGACGCTCGAAAACATCGTCGAGACGCTGCGGCCGGACCTGCTGCAATTGCACGGCAAGGAGACCACCGCGCGTGTGCGCGACATCAAGGCGAAGTTCGCGCTTCCGGTCATGAAGGTAATCGCCGTCGAAACCCCGGCCGATCTTGCCGCGCTGCCGGGCTATGCGAGCGTGGCCGACCGCATCCTGTTCGACGCCCGCGCGCCGAAGGACGCCACCCGCCCCGGCGGGTTAGGGGCCGTGTTCGACTGGCATCTTCTGGAAAACCTCGATCTCATGCTGCCGTTCATGGTCTCCGGTGGGCTGAGCGGCGGCAATGTCGCGGAGGCGGTCCGCGTCACCCGCGCCGGCGGCGTCGATGTGTCCTCCGGCGTGGAAAGCGCGCCCGGGGTCAAGGATCCCGAGATGATCCGCCATTTCATTCGCGCCGCGCGCGCCACCGAAGAATTGATGGTCCGATGA
- the addB gene encoding double-strand break repair protein AddB, with translation MRVFSVPVSVPFLRTVIAALVDGRLVEGFGARRDPLNLARATLYLPTRRAGRLAREIFLDELKTDAAILPRIVALGDIDEDELAFSASSEQFSGVAPLDIPPRLGELERRLTLAHLVAAWAKSPVSAPLVVGGPASTLALAGDLARLMDDMVTRGVAWETLDKLVPDQFDKYWQHSLEFLRIARKVWPEHLKEIGRIEPAERRDRLIEAEAARLTAHHEGPVIAAGSTGSMPATAKFLSVVAGLKQGAVVLPGLDTDLDEEAWQTIGGVRDTQGKFTTQPSSNHPQFAMHALLDRFGIKRNDVEILGMPSLQGREVLVSETMRPSSATEQWHDRLAQPDVSRRIAGGMAKLAVVEAPNSEMEALAIAVAMREARHLGRSAALVTPDRALARRVMAALTRWNLEFDDSGGDALMDTPSGIFARLAAEAASKGLEPPTLLALLKHPLFRLGRASGAFRHAIEILELALLRGTRPQAGTAGLARDFDRFRAELRKLGSDETSSLHASEPRAKLKDDQLDQAQALIAGLQKALAPLEIMGSSKPFDFAELAHRHREVLIALSSDQDGIAVAFEEAQGSALSAAFDDLLAEQKPSGLMVQLGDYPDVFQTAYADRMVRRAESASAQLHIYGQLEARLTESDRVILGGLVEGVWPPAPRVDPWLSRPMRHELGLDLPERRIGLSAHDFAQLLGTDDVILTHSAKVGGAPAVASRFLHRLEAVAGEARWDEAKSAGENYVRFAAELDQPDEVVPIEQPAPKPPVATRPLKMSVTAIEDWLRDPYTIYAKHILRLDPLDPVDMPLSAADRGSAIHGALGEFTQKFADGLPPQPALVLRAIGEKYFAPLMERPEARALWWPRFQRIAAWFADWELARRDSIEKIAAEIKGEIKIPLGNERIFTLSARADRIEQRGDGSFAILDYKTGQPPTGKQVRMGLSPQLTLEAAILREGGFENIHAGSSVGELVYVRLSGNNPPGEQRSLELKIRNNDTPQPPDEAADYAREQLEALIRKFENEETAYTSLNLSMWSNRYGAYDDLARIKEWSAAGGLGIEEW, from the coding sequence ATGCGCGTTTTCAGCGTTCCCGTATCCGTGCCGTTCCTGCGCACCGTTATCGCGGCGCTGGTCGATGGCCGGCTGGTCGAGGGATTCGGGGCACGCAGGGATCCGCTCAATCTCGCCCGCGCCACGCTCTATTTGCCGACCCGGCGCGCCGGGCGGCTGGCGCGGGAGATCTTTCTCGACGAGTTGAAGACGGACGCGGCGATCCTGCCGCGCATCGTGGCGCTTGGCGACATCGACGAGGACGAGCTGGCGTTTTCGGCAAGCTCCGAGCAATTCAGCGGCGTGGCGCCGCTCGACATTCCGCCAAGGCTCGGCGAACTGGAGCGCCGTCTGACGCTGGCGCATCTGGTTGCGGCATGGGCGAAGAGCCCGGTGTCGGCGCCGCTCGTGGTGGGTGGCCCGGCCTCGACGTTGGCGCTGGCCGGCGATCTGGCACGGCTGATGGACGACATGGTGACGCGCGGTGTCGCCTGGGAGACACTCGACAAACTGGTGCCCGACCAGTTCGACAAATACTGGCAGCACTCGCTGGAATTCCTGCGCATCGCACGCAAGGTCTGGCCGGAGCATCTGAAGGAAATCGGCCGGATCGAACCCGCCGAACGGCGCGACCGCCTGATCGAGGCGGAAGCCGCGCGCCTGACCGCGCATCATGAGGGACCGGTAATCGCAGCAGGTTCGACCGGTTCGATGCCGGCGACCGCGAAATTCCTCAGCGTTGTGGCCGGCCTGAAACAGGGCGCGGTGGTGCTGCCCGGGCTCGACACCGATCTCGACGAGGAAGCCTGGCAGACGATCGGCGGCGTCAGGGATACGCAGGGCAAATTCACCACGCAGCCCTCCTCGAACCATCCGCAATTTGCCATGCACGCCTTGCTGGATCGCTTCGGCATCAAGCGAAACGACGTCGAAATTCTGGGCATGCCAAGTCTGCAGGGACGCGAGGTGCTGGTGTCCGAGACGATGCGGCCATCAAGCGCGACCGAACAATGGCACGATCGTCTGGCCCAGCCGGATGTCTCGCGAAGGATCGCAGGCGGCATGGCGAAGCTCGCCGTCGTCGAGGCGCCCAATTCGGAAATGGAGGCGCTGGCGATCGCGGTGGCGATGCGCGAGGCGCGGCATCTGGGCAGATCGGCAGCGCTCGTGACGCCGGACCGCGCGCTGGCGCGGCGCGTGATGGCGGCGCTGACCCGCTGGAATCTCGAATTCGACGATTCCGGCGGCGACGCGCTGATGGATACGCCAAGCGGCATTTTCGCCCGCCTCGCCGCGGAAGCCGCCAGCAAGGGGCTGGAGCCGCCGACCTTGCTCGCGCTCTTGAAACATCCGCTGTTTCGGCTCGGCCGCGCATCCGGCGCGTTCAGGCACGCCATCGAGATCCTCGAACTGGCGCTGCTGCGCGGCACCCGGCCGCAAGCAGGAACAGCCGGATTGGCGCGTGACTTCGATCGCTTCCGCGCCGAGCTCAGGAAGCTCGGGAGCGACGAGACTTCCTCGCTGCACGCCTCCGAGCCGCGCGCTAAATTGAAGGACGACCAGCTCGACCAGGCACAGGCACTGATCGCCGGGTTACAGAAGGCGCTGGCGCCGCTGGAGATCATGGGCTCGTCGAAGCCGTTCGATTTCGCCGAACTGGCGCATCGCCATCGCGAAGTGCTGATCGCGCTATCCTCGGATCAGGACGGCATTGCCGTCGCCTTCGAGGAAGCTCAGGGCTCGGCATTATCAGCGGCGTTCGACGACCTGCTTGCCGAGCAAAAGCCGAGCGGCCTGATGGTCCAGCTCGGCGACTACCCCGATGTGTTCCAGACCGCCTACGCCGATCGCATGGTGCGGCGGGCTGAATCGGCGAGCGCACAACTGCACATCTACGGCCAGCTCGAAGCGCGGCTGACCGAATCGGACCGCGTCATCCTCGGCGGGCTGGTCGAAGGCGTATGGCCGCCGGCGCCGCGGGTCGATCCCTGGCTGAGCCGGCCGATGCGCCACGAACTCGGCCTCGATCTGCCGGAGCGGCGCATCGGCCTCTCCGCGCATGACTTCGCGCAATTATTGGGAACGGACGATGTGATCCTGACCCATTCGGCGAAGGTCGGCGGCGCGCCGGCGGTCGCTTCGCGCTTTCTGCATCGGTTGGAAGCCGTCGCCGGCGAAGCGCGTTGGGACGAGGCCAAGAGTGCCGGAGAAAATTACGTCCGCTTCGCGGCCGAACTGGACCAGCCCGATGAGGTCGTGCCGATCGAGCAGCCCGCGCCGAAGCCGCCTGTTGCGACGCGGCCGCTGAAAATGTCGGTCACCGCGATCGAGGACTGGCTGCGCGATCCCTATACGATCTACGCGAAACATATTTTGCGGCTCGATCCGCTTGACCCCGTCGACATGCCGCTGTCGGCGGCCGACCGCGGCTCGGCGATCCATGGCGCACTCGGCGAATTCACGCAAAAGTTCGCCGATGGCCTTCCCCCGCAGCCCGCGCTGGTGCTGCGCGCTATCGGTGAAAAATATTTCGCGCCGCTGATGGAGCGTCCCGAGGCGCGGGCGCTGTGGTGGCCGCGGTTTCAGCGCATCGCCGCATGGTTTGCCGACTGGGAGCTGGCGCGGCGCGACAGCATTGAAAAGATTGCCGCCGAGATCAAAGGCGAGATCAAGATTCCGCTCGGCAACGAGCGCATCTTCACGCTGTCGGCGCGCGCCGACCGGATCGAGCAGCGCGGTGACGGCAGCTTTGCGATCCTCGATTACAAGACCGGCCAGCCGCCGACGGGAAAACAGGTGCGAATGGGCCTGTCGCCGCAATTGACGCTGGAGGCCGCGATCCTGCGCGAGGGCGGCTTTGAGAACATCCATGCCGGCTCATCCGTCGGCGAACTCGTCTATGTCAGGCTCAGCGGCAACAACCCGCCCGGCGAGCAGCGGTCGCTGGAGCTGAAAATCAGGAACAACGATACGCCGCAGCCGCCCGATGAGGCGGCCGACTACGCCCGCGAGCAGCTCGAAGCGCTGATCCGCAAATTCGAAAACGAAGAGACGGCCTACACGTCGTTGAACCTGTCGATGTGGTCGAACCGCTACGGCGCCTATGACGATCTCGCCCGCATCAAGGAATGGTCGGCGGCCGGCGGACTGGGGATCGAGGAATGGTGA
- a CDS encoding LapA family protein: protein MRKFFTALVVIPLGLIFVVFAVANRHFVTVSFDPFNSADPAIAVSMPLFAVIIAVAILGVAAGGMATWFRQRHWRRAARQHEADARRARAEAADLRAAAAVSRVDQQRLPAPSQYGFYGAAGRDKQGATL from the coding sequence ATGCGAAAGTTCTTCACGGCGCTGGTCGTCATTCCCTTAGGCCTGATCTTTGTCGTCTTCGCGGTCGCCAACCGCCATTTCGTGACGGTGTCGTTCGATCCCTTCAATTCGGCCGATCCGGCGATCGCGGTGTCGATGCCGCTGTTTGCGGTGATCATTGCGGTGGCCATTCTGGGGGTGGCGGCGGGCGGCATGGCGACCTGGTTCCGCCAGCGCCACTGGCGCCGCGCGGCGCGCCAGCATGAGGCGGATGCCCGCCGGGCAAGGGCGGAGGCGGCCGATTTGCGGGCTGCAGCGGCGGTTTCCCGGGTCGATCAGCAGCGGCTTCCGGCGCCCTCCCAGTACGGGTTCTATGGGGCCGCAGGGCGAGACAAGCAGGGCGCGACGTTGTAG
- the trpB gene encoding tryptophan synthase subunit beta yields MNPNLPNSFRTGPDERGHFGNFGGRFVAETLMPLILDLEKAYADAKADPAFQAEMNGYLKDYVGRPSPLYFAERLTEHLGGAKIYLKREELNHTGSHKVNNVLGQIMVARRMGKKRIIAETGAGQHGVATATLCARFGLECVVYMGAVDVARQAPNVFRMEMLGAKVVPVQSGTRTLKDAMNEALRDWVTNVHNTFYCIGTVAGPHPYPMMVRDFQSVIGDETRKQMQEAEGRLPNSLVACIGGGSNAMGLFHPFLDDPSVEIFGVEAAGHGLTQLHAASIAGGRPGVLHGNRTYLLMDDDGQIQDAHSISAGLDYPGIGPEHSWLHETGRVTYLSATDDEALAAFMLLSRLEGIPPALESAHAIAKVTELAPKRPKDHLMVVNLSGRGDKDIPQITEILKGKKQ; encoded by the coding sequence ATGAATCCAAACCTGCCCAATTCCTTCCGCACCGGTCCCGATGAGCGCGGGCATTTTGGCAATTTCGGCGGCCGCTTTGTCGCGGAAACGCTGATGCCGCTGATCCTCGATCTGGAAAAGGCCTATGCCGACGCCAAGGCCGATCCGGCGTTCCAGGCCGAGATGAACGGCTATCTCAAGGATTATGTCGGCCGGCCGTCGCCGCTCTATTTTGCCGAACGCCTGACCGAGCATCTCGGCGGCGCCAAGATTTATCTGAAGCGCGAGGAGCTCAACCACACCGGCTCGCACAAGGTGAACAACGTGCTTGGCCAGATCATGGTCGCGCGGCGCATGGGCAAGAAGCGCATCATTGCCGAGACCGGCGCTGGCCAGCATGGCGTCGCCACCGCGACGCTGTGCGCGCGCTTTGGGCTGGAATGCGTGGTCTATATGGGCGCAGTCGACGTCGCCCGTCAGGCGCCGAACGTGTTCCGCATGGAGATGCTGGGCGCCAAGGTCGTTCCGGTGCAGTCGGGCACCCGCACGCTAAAGGACGCGATGAACGAGGCGCTGCGCGACTGGGTCACCAATGTGCACAACACGTTCTATTGCATCGGCACGGTGGCGGGCCCGCACCCCTATCCGATGATGGTGCGCGACTTCCAATCGGTCATTGGCGACGAAACCCGCAAGCAGATGCAGGAGGCCGAAGGCCGTCTTCCGAATTCGCTGGTCGCCTGCATCGGCGGCGGCTCCAATGCGATGGGCTTGTTCCATCCGTTCCTCGATGATCCTTCCGTCGAAATTTTTGGCGTCGAAGCCGCCGGTCATGGTCTGACGCAGTTGCATGCGGCGTCGATTGCCGGCGGACGGCCGGGCGTGTTGCACGGCAACCGCACCTATCTCTTGATGGACGACGACGGCCAGATCCAGGACGCGCACTCGATCTCGGCGGGGCTCGACTACCCCGGCATCGGGCCGGAGCATTCCTGGCTGCACGAGACCGGCCGCGTCACCTATCTGTCGGCGACCGACGACGAAGCGCTCGCCGCCTTCATGCTGCTGTCGCGGCTGGAGGGCATCCCGCCGGCGCTGGAATCCGCGCATGCGATTGCCAAGGTCACGGAGCTCGCGCCCAAGCGGCCGAAAGATCATCTGATGGTGGTCAATCTGTCCGGCCGCGGCGACAAGGACATTCCGCAGATCACGGAGATTTTGAAAGGCAAGAAGCAGTGA
- a CDS encoding metallophosphoesterase family protein has protein sequence MRFAAIADVHGNYLALEAVLADIRAQGIGEIVNLGDMASGPLDARRTMDALMALDAVHVLGNHDRYLIDRPPEKMGSWDRPAHAQLDEHHLDWLRAAPKTVVFRDQVFLCHATPEHDEAYWLETVLPDGTVRTSSLDAIEQHAQGIAQRLILCAHTHLARAVRLRDGRLIVNPGSVGSPGYRDVHPYPHVIEAGTPDARYAILELADGAWRVTFRHVPYDHEAMAALARQNGQAELAHALATGWIG, from the coding sequence ATGCGCTTTGCTGCGATTGCCGATGTGCACGGAAACTATCTCGCGCTGGAAGCCGTGCTGGCCGACATTCGCGCGCAGGGCATTGGCGAGATCGTCAATCTCGGCGACATGGCGAGCGGCCCGCTCGACGCGCGGCGAACCATGGACGCGCTGATGGCGCTCGATGCGGTTCACGTCCTCGGCAACCATGATCGCTATCTGATCGATCGGCCGCCCGAGAAGATGGGATCATGGGACCGGCCGGCCCACGCGCAACTCGACGAACATCATCTCGATTGGCTGCGCGCGGCGCCAAAGACAGTCGTATTTCGCGATCAGGTGTTTCTCTGTCACGCCACGCCTGAGCATGACGAGGCCTACTGGCTGGAAACGGTCTTGCCCGACGGCACGGTGCGGACGTCGTCACTGGATGCGATCGAGCAGCACGCACAGGGCATCGCGCAACGCTTGATCCTCTGCGCCCACACCCATCTCGCCCGCGCGGTGCGGCTTCGCGACGGCCGATTGATCGTCAATCCCGGCAGCGTCGGCTCGCCCGGCTATCGCGACGTCCATCCTTATCCGCATGTCATCGAAGCCGGCACGCCCGACGCGCGCTACGCCATCCTTGAACTCGCCGATGGCGCCTGGCGCGTCACGTTCCGGCATGTGCCTTATGATCACGAGGCGATGGCTGCGCTCGCACGGCAGAACGGGCAGGCCGAACTGGCGCACGCGCTGGCGACGGGGTGGATAGGCTGA
- the trpA gene encoding tryptophan synthase subunit alpha, with protein MTTRIDARFAELKKEGRSALVTFLMAGDPDPLTSLNIIKALPKAGADIIEIGMPFTDPMADGPSIQAAGLRALKGGMTLKKTLEMVRGFRKDDNTTPLVLMGYYNPIYIYGVDKFLADAKTAGVDGLILVDLPPEEDEELCIPALKAGLNFIRLATPTTDDKRLPAVLANTSGFVYYVSITGITGAAAADSKVVGDAVARIKRHTKLPVCVGFGIRTPQAARAIAETANGAVVGTALVDALRDSLDTKGQATTKTVAAVADLVASLAQGVRGAKQAAE; from the coding sequence GTGACCACCCGCATCGACGCACGCTTTGCCGAACTCAAGAAAGAGGGCCGCTCGGCGCTGGTCACCTTCCTGATGGCCGGCGATCCCGATCCCTTGACCTCGCTCAACATCATCAAGGCGCTGCCGAAGGCGGGCGCCGACATCATCGAGATCGGCATGCCCTTCACCGATCCTATGGCGGACGGTCCGTCGATCCAGGCGGCGGGCCTGCGCGCGCTCAAGGGCGGGATGACGCTGAAGAAGACGCTGGAGATGGTGCGCGGCTTCCGCAAGGACGATAACACCACGCCGCTGGTGCTGATGGGTTACTACAATCCGATCTACATCTATGGCGTCGACAAGTTCCTCGCGGACGCCAAGACGGCCGGCGTCGATGGCCTGATTCTCGTCGACCTGCCGCCGGAGGAAGACGAGGAGCTGTGCATTCCCGCGCTGAAGGCCGGGCTCAACTTCATCCGACTGGCGACGCCGACCACCGATGACAAGCGCCTGCCGGCCGTGCTCGCAAACACTTCCGGCTTTGTCTACTACGTCTCGATCACCGGTATCACCGGCGCAGCCGCGGCCGATTCGAAGGTCGTCGGGGACGCCGTGGCGCGGATCAAGCGCCACACCAAGCTGCCAGTATGTGTCGGCTTCGGCATCCGTACCCCACAGGCGGCGCGGGCGATTGCCGAGACGGCCAACGGCGCCGTGGTCGGCACCGCGCTGGTCGACGCGTTGCGCGACAGCCTGGACACGAAGGGGCAGGCGACCACCAAGACGGTCGCGGCGGTGGCCGATCTTGTGGCCTCCCTGGCACAGGGGGTCCGGGGCGCCAAGCAGGCGGCTGAATAA
- the trxA gene encoding thioredoxin, with amino-acid sequence MAVGKVSDADFEAEVLKATGPVVVDFWAEWCGPCRMIAPALDEISGAMGDKVKIVKLNVDESPKTASKYGVMSIPTLMIFKGGEMASRQVGAAPKAKLQQWITAAV; translated from the coding sequence ATGGCCGTTGGCAAGGTTTCTGACGCCGATTTCGAAGCCGAAGTGCTCAAGGCGACCGGGCCTGTGGTCGTCGATTTCTGGGCCGAATGGTGCGGCCCGTGCCGCATGATCGCGCCTGCGCTCGACGAGATTTCCGGCGCCATGGGCGACAAGGTCAAGATCGTGAAGCTGAACGTCGACGAGAGCCCGAAGACGGCCTCGAAATACGGCGTGATGTCGATCCCGACCCTGATGATCTTCAAGGGCGGCGAGATGGCCTCCCGCCAGGTCGGCGCCGCGCCGAAGGCGAAGCTGCAGCAGTGGATCACCGCTGCGGTCTGA
- a CDS encoding folylpolyglutamate synthase/dihydrofolate synthase family protein — translation MSLPAAKPQPLGELIARLSALHPKRIDLSLDRMHRLLARLDHPEAVLPPVIHVAGTNGKGSTIAYLRAILEAAGLRVHVYTSPYLVRINECFRIGEKGGGRLASDAELRRVLEQCEHINAGEPITIFEMETAAAFCLFAEHEADVVLLETGLGGRLDATNVVDRPVATVITPVSMDHTEFLGNSLTAIAGEKAAIIKPGAPVICAEQAPEAMSVIEAQGKRMRVPMHAAGQQWHVGVERGRLVYQDERGLMDLAAPKLFGRHQFDNAGLAIATLRAIETLGIGMPAFEAGIVGAEWPARMQRLVSGALVDQGPKGCEIWLDGAHNAEGGRVAAAALGDLEERVSRPLVVIAGMMANKDAGAFLANFAGLTRHIVTVPIPGRDNAMPPDRLADAARTLGMRVENAASVEAALHALSRLAYEVPPRILITGSLYLAGHVLDINGTPPG, via the coding sequence GTGAGCCTGCCTGCCGCCAAACCGCAGCCGCTCGGTGAACTGATCGCGCGGCTGTCTGCCTTGCATCCGAAGCGCATCGATCTCAGCCTCGATCGCATGCACCGCCTGCTGGCGCGGCTCGATCATCCGGAAGCCGTGCTGCCGCCGGTGATCCATGTCGCCGGCACCAACGGCAAGGGTTCGACCATCGCCTATCTGCGCGCGATCCTCGAGGCCGCAGGCCTGCGCGTGCACGTCTACACCTCGCCTTACCTGGTAAGGATCAATGAATGCTTCCGCATCGGCGAGAAGGGCGGCGGCCGGCTGGCAAGCGATGCCGAGTTGCGCCGGGTGCTGGAGCAATGCGAACACATCAATGCGGGCGAGCCGATCACGATTTTCGAGATGGAGACTGCGGCGGCGTTTTGCCTGTTCGCAGAGCATGAGGCCGATGTCGTGCTGCTGGAAACCGGTCTCGGCGGGCGACTCGACGCCACCAATGTCGTCGACCGGCCGGTTGCAACCGTCATCACGCCGGTCAGCATGGACCACACCGAGTTTCTCGGCAATTCGCTGACCGCGATTGCCGGCGAGAAGGCCGCCATCATCAAGCCCGGCGCGCCGGTGATTTGTGCCGAGCAGGCGCCGGAAGCAATGTCTGTCATCGAGGCGCAGGGAAAGCGCATGCGCGTGCCGATGCATGCGGCGGGACAGCAATGGCATGTCGGCGTCGAGCGCGGACGGCTGGTCTATCAGGACGAGCGCGGTCTGATGGATCTCGCGGCGCCAAAATTGTTCGGGCGGCATCAATTCGACAATGCCGGTCTTGCCATCGCAACGTTGCGCGCGATCGAGACGTTGGGGATCGGAATGCCGGCATTCGAGGCCGGCATCGTTGGCGCCGAATGGCCGGCGCGGATGCAGCGGCTGGTTTCCGGCGCGCTGGTCGATCAGGGGCCGAAGGGTTGCGAGATCTGGCTCGATGGCGCGCACAATGCGGAAGGCGGCCGCGTCGCTGCGGCGGCGCTCGGCGATCTCGAAGAGCGGGTGTCGCGCCCGCTGGTGGTGATCGCGGGCATGATGGCGAACAAGGATGCGGGCGCGTTCCTCGCCAATTTCGCCGGACTGACGCGCCACATCGTGACGGTGCCGATCCCCGGCCGCGACAATGCGATGCCGCCGGACCGGCTGGCCGATGCGGCGCGCACGCTCGGCATGCGCGTGGAAAATGCTGCAAGTGTCGAAGCCGCGCTACATGCGCTGTCGCGGCTGGCTTACGAAGTGCCTCCGCGCATCCTGATCACCGGCTCGCTCTATCTCGCCGGTCATGTGCTTGATATCAACGGCACGCCGCCGGGATAG
- the accD gene encoding acetyl-CoA carboxylase, carboxyltransferase subunit beta has product MNWLTNVVRPKIRNILRRETPENLWIKCPDSGQLVFYKDVEANQFVIPGSNYHMRMGAAARLKSIFDNETWFDVALPEVTADPLKFRDERKYVDRIKDARAKTGLNDAIKVGYGKLEGAGVVVAVQDFDFMGGSLGMAAGEAIVRGLELAVEKKSPFIMFAASGGARMQEGILSLMQMPRTTVGVQMLREAKLPYIVVLTNPTTGGVTASYAMLGDVQIAEPGALIGFAGARVIEQTIREKLPEGFQRAEYLLDHGMVDMVVHRHEMRPTLARLCRILTKSPALEAASKPSPQVTDPTQIVSAAPEAVPAAPHA; this is encoded by the coding sequence ATGAATTGGCTCACCAATGTCGTCCGGCCAAAAATCCGCAACATCCTGCGCCGTGAGACGCCGGAGAATTTGTGGATCAAGTGCCCGGATTCCGGGCAGCTCGTGTTCTACAAGGATGTCGAGGCCAACCAGTTCGTCATTCCCGGCTCGAACTACCACATGCGCATGGGCGCGGCGGCGCGGCTGAAGTCGATCTTCGACAACGAGACCTGGTTCGACGTCGCGCTGCCGGAAGTGACGGCCGATCCGCTCAAGTTTCGCGACGAGCGCAAATATGTCGACCGCATCAAGGACGCCCGCGCCAAGACCGGGCTGAACGATGCCATCAAGGTCGGTTACGGCAAGCTCGAAGGCGCCGGTGTCGTCGTCGCCGTGCAGGATTTCGATTTCATGGGCGGTTCGCTCGGTATGGCCGCGGGCGAGGCGATCGTTCGCGGGCTCGAGCTTGCGGTGGAGAAGAAGTCGCCGTTCATCATGTTCGCGGCCTCGGGCGGCGCGCGGATGCAGGAAGGCATTCTGTCGCTGATGCAGATGCCGCGCACCACCGTCGGGGTGCAGATGCTGCGCGAAGCCAAGCTGCCTTATATCGTGGTGCTGACCAATCCGACCACCGGCGGCGTCACCGCGTCCTACGCCATGCTGGGCGACGTGCAGATCGCCGAGCCCGGCGCGCTGATCGGCTTCGCCGGCGCGCGGGTGATCGAGCAGACCATCCGTGAGAAACTGCCGGAAGGATTCCAGCGCGCCGAATATCTGCTCGACCACGGCATGGTCGACATGGTCGTGCATCGCCACGAGATGCGTCCGACGCTGGCGCGGCTGTGCCGCATCTTGACCAAATCGCCGGCGCTCGAAGCCGCCTCGAAGCCTTCGCCGCAGGTTACGGACCCGACCCAGATCGTCTCGGCGGCGCCGGAAGCCGTGCCGGCTGCGCCGCACGCGTGA
- a CDS encoding integration host factor subunit beta — protein sequence MIKSELVQRIAEHNPHLYQRDVENIVNAILDEIVAALARGDRVELRGFGAFSVKHRPARAGRNPRTGAHVPVDQKSVPFFKTGKEMRERLNRDNGSPEAGA from the coding sequence ATGATCAAATCCGAACTTGTTCAGCGCATCGCCGAGCACAACCCGCACCTCTATCAGCGGGATGTGGAGAACATTGTGAACGCGATCCTCGACGAGATCGTGGCAGCCTTGGCGCGCGGCGACCGTGTCGAACTGCGCGGCTTCGGCGCTTTCTCGGTCAAGCATCGCCCGGCGCGCGCGGGGCGCAATCCGCGCACCGGCGCGCATGTGCCGGTCGACCAGAAGAGCGTCCCGTTCTTCAAGACGGGCAAGGAAATGCGCGAGCGGCTGAACCGCGACAACGGCTCGCCCGAGGCCGGCGCATAA